A part of Helicobacter fennelliae genomic DNA contains:
- a CDS encoding energy transducer TonB translates to MKIFQFLRSQIKNPVFIGFICSSIVHLGILASIFGIFTSEDKIAQVGANTITMSLASFNTNSNQKKYSTPTKSKPPKPKHKHKKEKIPKKHKPKNPIPIQEEQEETKQDTTPQEEVVTQKDTPPSPIEQDTQSAPSSQTSEGSTQESLAYNEGVSDEFLGKIQEAIKKKHHYPRLARIREIQGIVTVEFILNTDGSIHALKVFHSNTGDILNQQALKTIQEAYKNFPLPPKQVRLKIPIEYTLTL, encoded by the coding sequence ATGAAAATTTTTCAATTTCTGCGCAGTCAAATTAAAAATCCTGTATTCATAGGATTTATTTGCTCAAGTATCGTGCATTTAGGCATTTTGGCAAGTATTTTTGGCATATTTACTTCAGAAGACAAAATCGCACAAGTTGGCGCAAATACAATTACAATGAGCCTTGCTAGCTTCAATACAAATAGTAATCAAAAAAAATATTCAACCCCCACCAAGTCCAAACCGCCAAAGCCAAAGCACAAACACAAAAAAGAAAAAATACCCAAAAAACATAAGCCCAAAAATCCTATCCCAATCCAAGAAGAGCAAGAAGAAACAAAGCAAGATACAACTCCACAAGAAGAAGTAGTAACTCAAAAAGACACGCCACCCTCACCAATAGAGCAAGACACGCAAAGCGCACCATCTAGTCAGACTTCAGAAGGCTCTACGCAAGAATCTTTAGCATATAATGAGGGCGTGAGTGATGAGTTTTTGGGTAAAATCCAAGAGGCGATCAAAAAGAAACACCATTACCCAAGACTTGCGAGGATTCGCGAGATTCAGGGTATTGTAACGGTTGAGTTTATACTCAATACCGATGGAAGCATTCATGCGCTTAAGGTTTTTCACTCAAATACCGGTGATATTTTAAACCAGCAAGCCCTCAAAACAATCCAAGAAGCCTACAAAAACTTTCCACTTCCACCAAAGCAAGTGCGACTTAAGATCCCGATAGAATACACTTTGACTTTATAG
- the exbD gene encoding TonB system transport protein ExbD encodes MKIKRTEGLNIIPLIDVMLVLLAIVLSVSTFIAQGKIPINLPQADNVEQKMDEKKMVILISADNKIYIDDVEKSIDEVKEAINRIDDRQPIEVKSDKDAKFESFVKIIGIIKDKGHENFSISAQSN; translated from the coding sequence TTGAAAATCAAACGCACTGAAGGGCTTAATATTATTCCTTTGATTGATGTTATGCTTGTTTTGCTGGCTATTGTTTTGAGCGTATCGACTTTTATCGCGCAAGGCAAAATCCCTATCAATCTCCCGCAAGCTGACAATGTCGAGCAGAAAATGGACGAGAAAAAAATGGTGATTCTCATCAGTGCGGATAATAAAATCTATATCGATGATGTTGAAAAATCAATCGATGAGGTCAAAGAGGCGATAAATAGGATTGATGACAGACAACCCATTGAAGTCAAAAGCGACAAAGATGCGAAGTTTGAAAGCTTTGTAAAGATTATTGGCATTATTAAGGATAAGGGGCATGAAAATTTTTCAATTTCTGCGCAGTCAAATTAA
- the exbB gene encoding TonB-system energizer ExbB produces the protein MEFLRVHIDLIIFCVLGFMSFLAVWFSIERFIYFVKINIDVFQNIDDLEESLTKNLTILYVIYSNAPYVGLLGTVVGIMITFYDMGMSGGMDAKTIMVGLSLALKATAFGLLVAIPTLVVYNFLLRRIDVILNRYKHTHLATTQATQTIKDTH, from the coding sequence ATGGAATTTTTGCGCGTTCATATTGATTTGATTATATTTTGTGTGTTGGGATTTATGAGCTTTTTGGCGGTATGGTTTAGTATTGAGCGGTTTATTTATTTTGTAAAAATAAATATTGATGTTTTTCAGAATATTGATGATTTGGAAGAATCTTTGACAAAAAATCTCACTATATTGTATGTGATTTATTCTAATGCGCCGTATGTGGGGCTACTTGGAACGGTTGTTGGCATTATGATTACTTTTTATGATATGGGTATGAGCGGTGGAATGGACGCCAAAACCATTATGGTTGGGCTTTCTTTGGCACTCAAAGCCACTGCTTTTGGTTTGCTTGTCGCTATTCCGACATTAGTTGTGTATAATTTTTTGTTGCGTAGAATTGATGTGATATTAAATCGATATAAACACACGCATTTAGCGACTACACAAGCTACACAAACCATAAAGGATACACATTGA